From a region of the Alnus glutinosa chromosome 1, dhAlnGlut1.1, whole genome shotgun sequence genome:
- the LOC133875099 gene encoding uncharacterized protein LOC133875099 isoform X1 — protein sequence MGTVPSTPSRSGSARPQDTAEYLIGTFVGEKSFPISSDFWHKLLELPLNLNWPTHRVRGACELFAQNNQYTRHLAKILIHLSWCLQECVSAAGAPSNVYEKAVNAVYISSVFLKHLIENAKSDDIEELYLSLDEKEPIPEDFIQDENIENLVVRSLLSFISSVDVSPNTYFLHLELLNFMLIAMSTQLLCGPSPGPKDVNPFIDAAMIQDSSLVSLVVRKLLLNYISQPPFKSATYSIFYEGSQPSVLQRVGSAAANFVLLPLSYLGSSRGEGSRSPLADCSLLVLLVLIHYHKCVVSNESVTQRIVDSATSDSLLKENTYFSDNPYCKALEKATDFEFDRIDVEGNTYSGPVVRLPFAALFNTLGMCLADETAVLLLYSLLQGNSDFLEYVLVRTDLDTLLMPILEALYNAPRRTANQIYMLLIILLILSQDSSFNASIHKLILPGVPWYKERLLQQTSLGSLMVIILIRTVQYNLSKLRDVYLHTTCLATLANLAPHVHRLSSYASQRLVSLFFMLSRKYNKLAELRDNKVHIAKGDSINCLSEDMSTELHIYTDFLRLVLEILNAILTYALPRNPEVVYAIMHRQEVFQPFKNHPRFNELLENIYTVLDFFNSRMDAQRTDGEWSVEKVLQLIIINCRSWRGEGMKMFTQLRFTYEQESHPEEFFIPYVWQLVLSRCGFSFNSGAINLFPVDPPVEKQENDEVVSSKYQNGELSMHGLLLDP from the exons ATGGGAACCGTGCCTTCAACGCCGAGCAGGAGCGGCAGCGCGCGACCGCAGGACACGGCGGAGTACCTGATCGGTACCTTCGTTGGCGAGAAATCTTTCCCTATCTCCTCCGATTTCTGGCACAAACTCCTCGAGCTCCCTCTCAACCTTAACTGGCCCACGCACCGTGTTCGCGGGGCCTGCGAGCTATTCG CACAAAACAACCAATACACGAGGCATCTTGCGAAGATTTTGATCCACCTTTCATGGTGTTTGCAAGAGTGTGTTTCGGCTGCCGGTGCTCCCTCCAATGTTTACGAAAAGGCTGTTAATGCCGTCTACATCTCATCTGTTTTCTTGAAGCACTTGATCGAAAATGCCAAAAGCGATGACATTGAGGAGTTGTATCTGTCCCTGGATGAAAAAGAACCTATTCCAGAGGATTTTATTCAAG ATGAAAACATCGAGAATCTTGTTGTGCGTAGTTTGCTTAGCTTTATCAGCTCAGTAGATGTGAG TCCCAACACGTATTTCCTACATTTGGAGCTGCTTAATTTCATGCTGATTGCAATGTCGACTCAGCTTCTTTGTGGGCCATCTCCGGGACCAAAAGATGTGAACCCATTTATTGATGCAGCAATGATTCAG GATAGCTCTTTGGTTAGTTTGGTTGTGCGAAAACTTCTGCTCAATTACATCTCACAACCTCCCTTCAAAAGTGCAACTTATTCCATATTTTATGAAGGAAGTCAGCCTAGTGTTCTTCAAAGAGTTGGTTCTGCAGCTG caaattttgtattattgcCATTGAGTTATTTGGGCAGTTCAAGAGGTGAAGGCTCAAGAAGTCCATTGGCGGACTGCAGTCTCCTTGTGCTTCTTGTTCTCATTCATTATCATAAATGTGTTGTGAGCAATGAGTCCGTGACACAGAGAATTGTTGATAGTGCTACTTCAGACTCTCTTCTGAaagaaaatacatatttttctgACAACCCTTACTGCAAGGCTTTGGAAAAAGCCACGGATTTTGAAT TTGATCGGATAGATGTTGAGGGAAATACATATAGTGGTCCAGTCGTGAGGTTACCTTTTGCTGCTCTGTTCAATACTCTGGGCAT GTGCTTGGCTGATGAGACTGCTGTCCTATTGCTTTATTCGTTGCTGCAGGGGAACTCTGACTTTTTGGAGTATGTCTTGGTGCGAACTGATTTGGATACATTG TTGATGCCCATTTTGGAAGCTCTATATAATGCACCTAGGAGGACAGCTAATCAAATCTACATGTTGCTGATTATACTTCTGATACTAAGTCAGGATTCTTCATTTAATGCAAGCATTCATAAGTTG ATACTGCCTGGTGTCCCATGGTACAAAGAACGCCTCCTTCAGCAGACATCACTTGGTTCCCTGATGGTCATTATTCTCATAAGGACTGTGCAATATAATCTGTCTAAGTTGCGG GATGTTTATCTCCATACAACTTGTCTAGCAACGTTGGCAAACCTGGCACCTCATGTCCACCGTTTGAGTTCATATGCATCACAGAGGCTGGTCAGCCTTTTCTTTATGCTCTCACGCAA GTATAACAAATTAGCAGAGCTACGAGATAATAAGGTGCATATAGCCAAAGGCGACTCAATTAACTGCCTTTCAGAAGATATG TCGACAGAGTTACATATATATACGGACTTCTTGAGACTTGTTCTTGAAATTTTAAATGCAATTTTGACCTATGCCCTGCCAAGGAATCCTGAG GTTGTATATGCGATAATGCACAGGCAGGAGGTCTTTCAGCCATTCAAGAATCATCCCCGCTTCAACGAGCTGCTTGAAAACATTTATACT gtattagatttttttaatagtcGCATGGATGCCCAAAGGACAGATGGTGAATGGTCAGTAGAGAAAGTACTACAACTCATAATTATTAACTGCCGATCTTGGCGGGGTGAGGGAATGAAG ATGTTCACACAATTACGCTTCACTTATGAACAAGAGAGTCATCCGGAAGAGTTCTTTATTCCTTACGTGTGGCAGCTAGTTTTATCCCGTTG TGGATTCAGCTTCAATTCAGGAGCCATAAATTTGTTTCCAGTTGATCCACCTGTAGAA AAGCAAGAAAATGATGAAGTGGTAAGTAGTAAGTACCAAAATGGAGAGCTGAGCATGCACGGACTTCTCCTTGATCCGTAG
- the LOC133875099 gene encoding uncharacterized protein LOC133875099 isoform X2: MGTVPSTPSRSGSARPQDTAEYLIGTFVGEKSFPISSDFWHKLLELPLNLNWPTHRVRGACELFAQNNQYTRHLAKILIHLSWCLQECVSAAGAPSNVYEKAVNAVYISSVFLKHLIENAKSDDIEELYLSLDEKEPIPEDFIQDENIENLVVRSLLSFISSVDVSPNTYFLHLELLNFMLIAMSTQLLCGPSPGPKDVNPFIDAAMIQDSSLVSLVVRKLLLNYISQPPFKSATYSIFYEGSQPSVLQRVGSAAANFVLLPLSYLGSSRGEGSRSPLADCSLLVLLVLIHYHKCVVSNESVTQRIVDSATSDSLLKENTYFSDNPYCKALEKATDFEFDRIDVEGNTYSGPVVRLPFAALFNTLGMCLADETAVLLLYSLLQGNSDFLEYVLVRTDLDTLLMPILEALYNAPRRTANQIYMLLIILLILSQDSSFNASIHKLILPGVPWYKERLLQQTSLGSLMVIILIRTVQYNLSKLRDVYLHTTCLATLANLAPHVHRLSSYASQRLVSLFFMLSRKYNKLAELRDNKVHIAKGDSINCLSEDMSTELHIYTDFLRLVLEILNAILTYALPRNPEVVYAIMHRQEVFQPFKNHPRFNELLENIYTWIQLQFRSHKFVSS; the protein is encoded by the exons ATGGGAACCGTGCCTTCAACGCCGAGCAGGAGCGGCAGCGCGCGACCGCAGGACACGGCGGAGTACCTGATCGGTACCTTCGTTGGCGAGAAATCTTTCCCTATCTCCTCCGATTTCTGGCACAAACTCCTCGAGCTCCCTCTCAACCTTAACTGGCCCACGCACCGTGTTCGCGGGGCCTGCGAGCTATTCG CACAAAACAACCAATACACGAGGCATCTTGCGAAGATTTTGATCCACCTTTCATGGTGTTTGCAAGAGTGTGTTTCGGCTGCCGGTGCTCCCTCCAATGTTTACGAAAAGGCTGTTAATGCCGTCTACATCTCATCTGTTTTCTTGAAGCACTTGATCGAAAATGCCAAAAGCGATGACATTGAGGAGTTGTATCTGTCCCTGGATGAAAAAGAACCTATTCCAGAGGATTTTATTCAAG ATGAAAACATCGAGAATCTTGTTGTGCGTAGTTTGCTTAGCTTTATCAGCTCAGTAGATGTGAG TCCCAACACGTATTTCCTACATTTGGAGCTGCTTAATTTCATGCTGATTGCAATGTCGACTCAGCTTCTTTGTGGGCCATCTCCGGGACCAAAAGATGTGAACCCATTTATTGATGCAGCAATGATTCAG GATAGCTCTTTGGTTAGTTTGGTTGTGCGAAAACTTCTGCTCAATTACATCTCACAACCTCCCTTCAAAAGTGCAACTTATTCCATATTTTATGAAGGAAGTCAGCCTAGTGTTCTTCAAAGAGTTGGTTCTGCAGCTG caaattttgtattattgcCATTGAGTTATTTGGGCAGTTCAAGAGGTGAAGGCTCAAGAAGTCCATTGGCGGACTGCAGTCTCCTTGTGCTTCTTGTTCTCATTCATTATCATAAATGTGTTGTGAGCAATGAGTCCGTGACACAGAGAATTGTTGATAGTGCTACTTCAGACTCTCTTCTGAaagaaaatacatatttttctgACAACCCTTACTGCAAGGCTTTGGAAAAAGCCACGGATTTTGAAT TTGATCGGATAGATGTTGAGGGAAATACATATAGTGGTCCAGTCGTGAGGTTACCTTTTGCTGCTCTGTTCAATACTCTGGGCAT GTGCTTGGCTGATGAGACTGCTGTCCTATTGCTTTATTCGTTGCTGCAGGGGAACTCTGACTTTTTGGAGTATGTCTTGGTGCGAACTGATTTGGATACATTG TTGATGCCCATTTTGGAAGCTCTATATAATGCACCTAGGAGGACAGCTAATCAAATCTACATGTTGCTGATTATACTTCTGATACTAAGTCAGGATTCTTCATTTAATGCAAGCATTCATAAGTTG ATACTGCCTGGTGTCCCATGGTACAAAGAACGCCTCCTTCAGCAGACATCACTTGGTTCCCTGATGGTCATTATTCTCATAAGGACTGTGCAATATAATCTGTCTAAGTTGCGG GATGTTTATCTCCATACAACTTGTCTAGCAACGTTGGCAAACCTGGCACCTCATGTCCACCGTTTGAGTTCATATGCATCACAGAGGCTGGTCAGCCTTTTCTTTATGCTCTCACGCAA GTATAACAAATTAGCAGAGCTACGAGATAATAAGGTGCATATAGCCAAAGGCGACTCAATTAACTGCCTTTCAGAAGATATG TCGACAGAGTTACATATATATACGGACTTCTTGAGACTTGTTCTTGAAATTTTAAATGCAATTTTGACCTATGCCCTGCCAAGGAATCCTGAG GTTGTATATGCGATAATGCACAGGCAGGAGGTCTTTCAGCCATTCAAGAATCATCCCCGCTTCAACGAGCTGCTTGAAAACATTTATACT TGGATTCAGCTTCAATTCAGGAGCCATAAATTTGTTTCCAGTTGA
- the LOC133858767 gene encoding early light-induced protein, chloroplastic-like, with translation MTTSAVMQSILASPLTRVANGSTRVNQFLPGSYVPRLPRNSSVRVRSMSKEDQKEQPSPVIKQQPLKVSTKFSDLFAFGGPVPERINGRLAMVGFVAAMAVELYRGQDLFVQISNGGIPWFLGTTILLTFASLIPLLKGVSVESKSDGFMTSDAEMWNGRFAMLGLVALAFTEYMNGGGTLV, from the exons ATGACTACTTCGGCTGTAATGCAATCCATCTTGGCCAGCCCTCTGACCCGTGTGGCCAATGGGTCTACTAGGGTGAACCAGTTTCTTCCCGGTTCTTATGTGCCACGCTTGCCAAGGAATTCTAGCGTGCGAGTGCGGTCCATGTCAAAG GAAGACCAGAAAGAGCAGCCATCACCTGTTATTAAACAACAGCCACTTAAG GTGAGCACCAAGTTCTCTGACCTGTTCGCATTCGGTGGGCCCGTACCGGAGAGGATCAACGGCAGGCTAGCCATGGTCGGCTTCGTTGCCGCGATGGCGGTAGAGCTATACAGGGGACAGGATTTGTTTGTCCAGATATCCAACGGTGGGATCCCATGGTTCCTAGGAACTACCATTTTGCTAACATTTGCATCTCTGATTCCTTTGCTCAAAGGGGTCAGCGTGGAGTCCAAGTCAGATGGGTTTATGACTTCAGATGCTGAGATGTGGAATGGGAGGTTTGCCATGTTGGGTTTGGTTGCACTTGCCTTTACTGAGTACATGAACGGCGGTGGAACCCTTGTGTAG
- the LOC133875114 gene encoding early light-induced protein, chloroplastic-like, translating to MTVSTAMQSILASPVTRVANGSRVSKFLPSTYVPRLPRNASVRVRSMAEEGQQEQPTPVTTPTPVATPTPIPPPRKPKVSTKFSDVLAFSGPAPERINGRLAMVGFVAAMAVELSRGQDVFAQISNGGIPWFLGTTVVLSLASLIPLFKGVSVESKSEGFMTSDAELWNGRIAMLGLVALAFTEYVKGGTLV from the exons ATGACAGTTTCGACTGCAATGCAATCCATCTTGGCCAGCCCTGTGACCCGCGTAGCCAATGGGTCTAGGGTGAGCAAGTTTCTTCCCAGTACTTATGTGCCTCGTTTGCCAAGGAATGCTAGCGTGCGAGTGCGGTCCATGGCAGAG GAAGGCCAGCAAGAGCAGCCAACACCTGTGACTACTCCAACACCTGTGGCTACTCCAACACCGATACCACCGCCACGTAAACCTAAG GTGAGCACGAAATTCTCTGACGTGTTGGCATTTAGTGGGCCCGCACCGGAGAGGATCAACGGAAGGTTAGCCATGGTCGGCTTCGTTGCCGCGATGGCAGTAGAGCTATCCAGGGGACAGGATGTGTTTGCCCAGATATCCAACGGTGGGATCCCATGGTTCCTAGGAACTACCGTCGTGCTATCACTTGCATCTCTGATTCCTTTATTCAAAGGGGTCAGCGTGGAGTCCAAGTCAGAAGGGTTTATGACTTCAGATGCTGAGTTGTGGAATGGGAGGATTGCCATGTTGGGTTTGGTTGCACTCGCCTTTACTGAGTATGTGAAGGGTGGAACCCTTGTGTAA